A stretch of Henckelia pumila isolate YLH828 chromosome 4, ASM3356847v2, whole genome shotgun sequence DNA encodes these proteins:
- the LOC140864088 gene encoding large ribosomal subunit protein mL101 (rPPR4)-like isoform X2 — translation MEKRGMNRTVSDQAIHLDLVAKSNGISAAETYFLNLPEPSKNHLTYGALLNCYCKDLMTEKAVALFEKMKELNLELTSMPYNSLMTLYLKMGLPKMVPTIIKEMKASDIMPDIYTYNVWMRALAAVEDIPGVEKVIDEMKRDGRVAGDWTTYSNLASIYADAGLFDKANRALRELESKNNLRELSAYQFLITLYGRTGYLHEVYRIWRSLKLAFHKTANVSYLNMIQALINLNDLPGAEKCFKEWASGCKTYDIRIGNVLIGAYLGEDLFKKAEVLMNLARRRGSKPNSKSWELYLDYYMKKGEIKSAMDCVENALSAGKGEGDEWAPSPLIIRELMQHFERNKDVEGAEAFLAILTKSEYKLQSEVLESVIRIYASSGKKSSTMRQRIKMEKVELSEEGMKLLNDISDQ, via the coding sequence ATGGAGAAAAGGGGAATGAACAGGACAGTCAGTGATCAAGCAATTCACCTTGATCTGGTTGCAAAAAGTAATGGCATTTCCGCTGCTGAAACCTATTTTCTCAATCTGCCTGAACCCTCGAAAAATCATCTCACCTATGGTGCTCTTCTTAATTGTTACTGCAAAGACTTGATGACTGAAAAAGCAGTAGCTTTATTTGAAAAGATGAAAGAACTTAATTTGGAGTTGACTTCCATGCCGTACAACAGCCTAATGACCCTTTACCTGAAAATGGGGCTGCCAAAAATGGTTCCAACAATCATCAAGGAAATGAAGGCCAGTGATATCATGCCGGATATTTATACCTACAACGTCTGGATGAGGGCCCTTGCTGCTGTGGAAGATATACCTGGGGTTGAGAAAGTTATTGATGAGATGAAGCGAGATGGCCGAGTAGCTGGAGATTGGACAACATACAGTAATTTGGCATCAatttatgctgatgctggactATTTGATAAGGCCAACAGGGCTCTTAGGGAACTGGAGAGTAAAAATAATCTCCGAGAACTCTCTGCCTACCAATTTCTGATCACATTGTATGGACGCACTGGATATTTGCATGAAGTATATCGTATCTGGCGGTCCTTGAAGTTAGCGTTTCATAAAACAGCAAACGTAAGTTATCTAAATATGATACAGGCATTGATTAACTTGAATGATTTACCAGGTGCAGAGAAATGTTTTAAGGAGTGGGCATCTGGTTGCAAAACTTATGATATTCGCATTGGAAATGTCCTAATTGGAGCTTATCTAGGAGAAGATTTATTCAAGAAAGCTGAAGTGCTCATGAACCTTGCCCGGAGGAGAGGATCTAAGCCTAATTCGAAATCTTGGGAACTCTACCTTGATTACTATATGAAAAAAGGAGAGATTAAATCAGCTATGGATTGTGTCGAAAATGCACTTTCTGCTGGTAAAGGGGAAGGTGATGAATGGGCTCCTTCCCCTTTGATTATCCGGGAACTGATGCAACACTTTGAACGTAACAAGGATGTTGAGGGTGCTGAGGCTTTCCTGGCAATTTTAACAAAGTCAGAGTATAAATTACAATCCGAGGTACTTGAATCTGTGATAAGAATTTATGCATCCTCCGGAAAAAAGAGTTCAACTATGCGTCAACGGATTAAAATGGAGAAAGTGGAGTTGAGCGAGGAAGGTATGAAATTACTGAATGATATCTCAGATCAATGA
- the LOC140864088 gene encoding large ribosomal subunit protein mL101 (rPPR4)-like isoform X1 codes for MASAFMRQFEKKRSILKRSSKKYLEEALYKNLFKNGGEDQKVREQLNHFFNSRKSAYKWEVGKSLKHLRSRKLYGPALKLSETMEKRGMNRTVSDQAIHLDLVAKSNGISAAETYFLNLPEPSKNHLTYGALLNCYCKDLMTEKAVALFEKMKELNLELTSMPYNSLMTLYLKMGLPKMVPTIIKEMKASDIMPDIYTYNVWMRALAAVEDIPGVEKVIDEMKRDGRVAGDWTTYSNLASIYADAGLFDKANRALRELESKNNLRELSAYQFLITLYGRTGYLHEVYRIWRSLKLAFHKTANVSYLNMIQALINLNDLPGAEKCFKEWASGCKTYDIRIGNVLIGAYLGEDLFKKAEVLMNLARRRGSKPNSKSWELYLDYYMKKGEIKSAMDCVENALSAGKGEGDEWAPSPLIIRELMQHFERNKDVEGAEAFLAILTKSEYKLQSEVLESVIRIYASSGKKSSTMRQRIKMEKVELSEEGMKLLNDISDQ; via the exons ATGGCCTCTGCATTTATGCGACAGTTTGAGAAGAAACGGAGCATTTTGAAGAGGTCAAGCAAAAAGTATTTGGAAGAAGCGCTTTACAAGAACCTGTTTAAGAATGGCGGAGAAGATCAGAAGGTTAGGGAACAGCTTAATCACTTCTTCAACTCTCGTAAAAGTGCTTACAAATGGGAGGTAGGCAAATCTCTCAAGCATCTTCGCAGCCGCAAGCTTTATGGCCCTGCGCTCAAG CTGTCAGAAACTATGGAGAAAAGGGGAATGAACAGGACAGTCAGTGATCAAGCAATTCACCTTGATCTGGTTGCAAAAAGTAATGGCATTTCCGCTGCTGAAACCTATTTTCTCAATCTGCCTGAACCCTCGAAAAATCATCTCACCTATGGTGCTCTTCTTAATTGTTACTGCAAAGACTTGATGACTGAAAAAGCAGTAGCTTTATTTGAAAAGATGAAAGAACTTAATTTGGAGTTGACTTCCATGCCGTACAACAGCCTAATGACCCTTTACCTGAAAATGGGGCTGCCAAAAATGGTTCCAACAATCATCAAGGAAATGAAGGCCAGTGATATCATGCCGGATATTTATACCTACAACGTCTGGATGAGGGCCCTTGCTGCTGTGGAAGATATACCTGGGGTTGAGAAAGTTATTGATGAGATGAAGCGAGATGGCCGAGTAGCTGGAGATTGGACAACATACAGTAATTTGGCATCAatttatgctgatgctggactATTTGATAAGGCCAACAGGGCTCTTAGGGAACTGGAGAGTAAAAATAATCTCCGAGAACTCTCTGCCTACCAATTTCTGATCACATTGTATGGACGCACTGGATATTTGCATGAAGTATATCGTATCTGGCGGTCCTTGAAGTTAGCGTTTCATAAAACAGCAAACGTAAGTTATCTAAATATGATACAGGCATTGATTAACTTGAATGATTTACCAGGTGCAGAGAAATGTTTTAAGGAGTGGGCATCTGGTTGCAAAACTTATGATATTCGCATTGGAAATGTCCTAATTGGAGCTTATCTAGGAGAAGATTTATTCAAGAAAGCTGAAGTGCTCATGAACCTTGCCCGGAGGAGAGGATCTAAGCCTAATTCGAAATCTTGGGAACTCTACCTTGATTACTATATGAAAAAAGGAGAGATTAAATCAGCTATGGATTGTGTCGAAAATGCACTTTCTGCTGGTAAAGGGGAAGGTGATGAATGGGCTCCTTCCCCTTTGATTATCCGGGAACTGATGCAACACTTTGAACGTAACAAGGATGTTGAGGGTGCTGAGGCTTTCCTGGCAATTTTAACAAAGTCAGAGTATAAATTACAATCCGAGGTACTTGAATCTGTGATAAGAATTTATGCATCCTCCGGAAAAAAGAGTTCAACTATGCGTCAACGGATTAAAATGGAGAAAGTGGAGTTGAGCGAGGAAGGTATGAAATTACTGAATGATATCTCAGATCAATGA